ttatacatatatattaaaaacacacatataaaagttttgctttgaaataattaaccacatttttttaaatgagaaaagaaaagcttaaaatAGCCCACATCCCAGTGCCATCTTTTTATTGCAGTTTTTTTCCGCACGCAGTGCCTTTTTTGACTTGATGGTAattatagtgaagtgaaagtcgctcagttgtgtccgactctttgccaccccatggactatacggtccatggaattctccaggccagaatactggagtgggtagactttcccttctccagggggtcttcccaacccagggatcaaacccagctctcccacatggcaggcggattgtttaccagctgagccacaagggaagcccgagaatgctggagggggtagcctttcccttctccagcagatcttcccggcccaggaatcgaactggccTCTCCTGCAGTGGTAATCACAGTAGCTATGTAATAGGAATCTGGTTTTGCATTCTTTTAGCCCTTGGCAGTTATAACTAGCATTTCCCATATTGCTGTGTGGCCTGCATGATGGCCACGTGCTCTGTCACCATGAGGCTCATCTGAGCAGTCCTCTGGGTGGATGTTAGGACTCTCCCACACCCAGTTGAGTGAGGTCAGACTTGCTGGCCGTGCCCTTCACTGCCATTTTTGCTCCTGAGTTGTGAGACCAGATACCTGTTAGCTTTGCCCAGTGATAGCTATACCACGTAGGGGCAAGTCAGGTCACTCCACACTCCCTCATGGACAGGGGCCCTCACCTGGTGGAAATGCACAGAGAATGTGGGGGCTGGGCAGTTGGTCTtaggcagcccacctggctcacCCTGGGCGGTCACCCACAGTCCACCTCTCCTCTCCAGGCGGATACCAACAGTGAGCGGCTCTTCACTGTGAACGATGTCAAAGTCGGGGGCTCCAAGTACGGCATCATCAGCCTGCACGGCCTGAAGACCCCCACATTCAGGGTGCACATGCACGAAAACCTCTATTTCACCAACCGGAAGGTACGCTGCCCTGCGCTGTAGCCTTGGCAGCCGCTTTGCTTTTGAATCCAGGGCACTGTGGTAGTTGGCCACtctcagaggagaggagagggctcGGTGAAGGAGGCAGGGCTCAGTTACCTTGTTTTCACGTGGGAAGCACAGTGTTTTAGCTCCCAGGAGGTGGGCCACGGTGGGCAGAGGGTCCTCCCACTGCATCATTCTGTATTTATCTCCCAGCCAGTCTAGCCAGCACTGAAATCTACGTAAATGTAAGGGGCTTGCTTGCTGACTGGGGGGCAGCCTTTACATTGATTCGGGGTGATGGCATCTGTAAGAAGCTGTGACTTCCTCTTCTATTGAGACCTGGGCCACAAGACAGACACAGGTTGAAAATGGTTTCTGGGTGAAGTGAGATCCATTGCAGAGAATCCATCCCCTCCCTGGAGGGGATACCAGATGCCTCATTGtgagccccccccaccccatgctgATGATGAATGACCCCGGCCCAGGAGTTGCTTCCTCCCCTTGCCCTCAAGGTTCTACGTGGTGGGCAGGGAGCTTCCTTGTCCTTAGAAGTTTGTTCCAGCCCCTGCTCAAGGAGTGAGACCTGAAGAAAGCAGTCAGGTGTCTGTATTCTGTAAGAAAGCATCTGTTTCTAAGTTGGCTGTCTGACCAGTCTCCCCATCTTGCTGTGTGTTTCCTCACCAGGTGAACGCCATGTGCTGGGCCTCGCTGAATCACCTGGATTCCCACGTTCTGTATCTTTGGGCAGTGAAGAGGTTTGGTGGGCAGGCCGCACCCTGGTGTAGACCTGGGCACCTGTGGGGTTTGTGAGACTCTGTCTTAGTGTCCAGGAGTCTGGACCATTCTGTGTGCATGTCTTGCCTGGAGGAAAGTGTGGTGCACCCGCTAGAAAACAGGGATTCCCGTGGAGCACAGAGAAGTAGCTGAAGTGCTGGAACTGTGTTGATGTCACCACGTATCAGACAGAGGTCTGGACTTGAGAGTCGGTGAGTTAGCAGAGGAACCAAATGCAAAGGAACAGTAAAGCCTTGGAAAGGGACCCCAGGTCCTCCCGAGACACAGGGAAGGGGAACCTtgcgggcggggtggggaggctggggcaCACCAGAGAGGATGTTCCTTGGACATGGACTGGGGCTGTGGGCTCTGGGCCTAGGTTGCTGCCCCCGATGGCCTTCTTCAGAGCACTCTTCTTTCTAGTCTCCGCTTTCCCTTCCCGGATTGTAGGGGCACACAGTGCAGTGTCAGGGTAGCTGGGGTCCCTGGGCACTCTCGATGGTACAGAGGTCAGCTGTCCATCGTGTCCTTCATGGAGAGAAGGACCCAAAGTCAAAGCCATGTGTTAATGAGTCTTGTTGTGGTTTATTTCCATAACAAATGAGTTCTTGAAACTGTGTGACCACTTGTTATGCCTAATTTAGAGTTGTCCTCAGGTTAACAGGTCAACATCTGTGAATACATACCACACAGTGCTTGGCCATGTCATGGGTCCTCAACAAATGATGCCTCAATTGGAATCTGTTGGTTTGGTTTGTGGGGGTTTTTTAAaggggaagttttttttttttttttaatttgttccaCAACACTCTGTTTCAAAGGGTTTTATTAGGATCTGATTATAAATTTTATGTAAGACAAACTGTGTGTGTTCTGTAAGTAGAAAGTTTTAGGTGGCTTTCATTTGGTGGGGTTTATATAGTGATGGGACCACCTGTTACTATCTTAATCTTACTAGAGGGCAGAAGAGATCAAAccttaaaaaaggcaaaacaagaaTCTCACTCCCATTTCTGATCTTCAGACAATATGGCATTTTTCCATGCTTCTCTTTGTAAggataaaaattcatttataggcatacctcagagatagtGTAGATAGtgcagttccagaccactgcaataaagagaATATCAtaataaagcaagtcatatgaactctttggtttcccagtacatataaaagttgTTTACACTATCCTGTTAAGTGTGCAGCAGCATTATATTTGAGCAACAACGTATATACCTTAACTTAAAAATACTGTTGTTAAAAATGCTAATCATCATCTGAGCTTGACTTGTTGAAGACAAGTCAATCTTTTTGCAGTAAACATCAAAGATCATTGATCACAGATTACTGTAATGTAAAATAgtaatgaaaaattttgaaatattgtgagaattaccaaaatgtgacacaaaaacacaaaatgaacaaATGCCATTGGGAAAATAGCAACAGTAGTGGATTTGCTCAACATCAGGTTGTTACATAtcttcaatttgtttttaaaaaacaaaacaaaacactatctGCAAAGAGCAGTAAAGCAAGTGTGCCTGTCATGGGTTTAGTGAGTGGGAATGTTGCTGTTTGATCAGCAGCTTGCCCTCTGGTGGTCATTTCGGGTAGTCAGGATTTTATACGCCTGCTGCTTTTACTGAAGGTCTTGAACTCTCTCCCTTTACAAAAATGACACCTAGTTCAGACCAGCCATCTGCTCTTTGCCCTGGAGTGGCGGAAGGTTTGACTGAATTTTTTCTACACTTAACTAGTTTCTTCACTGACCTGTGGCCTATTCAGGGGTTAAATCTttgatactgaaaaaaaaaaaaaaaaaaaaaactttgatacTGGCCCTTGTAAGTACCATGCAGAGTTTGAGTGTAACCTGGGTTCCAGCCATAATAACATGGGTAAGGACTTTCTCCCATCCTTGCCCTACAaacctaaaaggaaaagaaatttatttcagaaagaaTTGAGCTACCCAGACACAGTGTTCTCATGTATAGTTTCAACAGCCTCTGTACTACAGATATTTAACATGAGGCTTACCACCCAAGGCAACTTGATACCCACAGACCATACATCCAGGTGGTCAAGACTTGCCTGCCTGGCACAGATGTACATTTTTCGATGAGGTGTGTGTATTCATTCCAGCATCTGTTGAGCATCTACAATCCCTGTGAAAGGTTGGAACTGGGCACCTCAACAGGTGATCAGTCTGCAGCGATGGCCATGGGGCAGTTGTAGAGTACAGGAATCGGGGTGGCCTTTCTGGAGGTGACTCCCACATGGGAAGGAGGGGACAGAGCACCCATTAGAAGGAAGAGTGAGAAGAGAGCTTGGCACATTTGGCAGCAGTAAGTGGCTTGGTATCCATGATGTCTTTGGCTAGGTAGGACCTTGCAAAAGCAAATCCTCAGGACTATGGGATGCCCCTGGAGGATGGTGGTCATGGATTCACTTCTGACATAGCAGTGAGGGTGGCTGATTGTGAGGATGAGACCTTGGAGGGAAGGCTGCTGCAGGACCAAGAGTAGTGGGGAGAGAATGAACTGATGAGCAGAGGTGGAGGAGAGACACGGGTTTAAGGGGCTTAGTGCCTAGGCTGGGGTATCTTAGTGATAGAAGGTCCAAGGATGGAACACCAGGGGAGTGCTTATGGAGCCAAGAAGGAGTGTGTCGTTAGAAACTGCTGCATGGCTCAGGGCAGGATTGGAAGGCATTCATCGGGTTTAGGTATTAAGAGCTCATTGGAGACCATGGGGAGAACGTTTCACTGAAAAGATGAGGGTCTGACCTGGACTTCAGTGGGTTGAAGAGTAAAAGGCGAGGAAGTAGGGAGTAAACACAGGTTCCTGTTGAAACTCTGAAGGGAAAGGAACCAAATCAGAAGACGGTCCAGTAGAAAAGCAGGCAAAGGATATAAAGTGACAGCTCAAATAAAGGGAAACCTGATGACTAATCAGATgtagtcagagaaatgcaagttaaaagaTCATTTATACCCATTCAGATAAACACAGTTTTTAAGGTCTGATAGTGCCAAGTTTTGGTGTAGGAGGAGAATGGGGAAAACTGCTGGAAAATGCCAGTTTCCTATTTAGTAAGGGTGAATGTTTTATGCAACTCCTGTTTCAAATGTTTGTGTGTATAGGGCACACTGTTGTGTAAAATGAAATCCTTATCACAGGTGTGAGAAACTCTTAAGAGAAGCTTCCCATACGTGGGAGTGGAAGACAGAAGgacaagaagagaggaaaaaagggtgCGGGCGAGGGGCAAAACCCACTTCAGTGCCCAGCAGCGGGAGACCGGAGAAATAAACTGTGGTCTGTTAATACAAAGGAGTGCTCTGTTGTGCAAATGGTTGAACCAGAGCTACAAATATGACCACAATTACATCTCAGAAACAATGCACATTGAACAGTTGTAGAAGATTGTGTGTGATGccatttacatgtattttaaaatcaaatgctTCTTTACATTGCTTTTGGACAAATACTGTGTAGTAGTAAGGCCTAGAACTCAGACCTGTTTTAGAGTAGCAAGTTTCTCTGTGTGGGGGAAGTTAAAAAGGGGCCTTTAAGTGTATCtgtgacatttttttccttttaaaatatccaaaacTAAATATGGAAAATGTGAGCCTGTTAAACGTGGATGATTTTTTTGAAGAGTGCTGATGCCCATTCTCCTCTTGGAGGAGACTCGTTCTTGACTGTCCTTAACAGTTTTTCTAGGCTGTGCCTCATGGGAATTGCAGAGACTCCGGGCTGTGTCACCCTGCTCCCCACATCGCTGTTTGTCAGTAATCATGCAGGTACTGATGGATAAGGAGGTGCTCGGGGGCATCTTTGTCCTCTGCCTCCCAGGAGCTGCAGCCAGCAGCAGCATAAGCTCCGTGGTGATGGCTTGGACAAGACGGGTGGGGACCACAGGCTGGTGAGTCCAAGTGGGAGCTTGCAGGGTGGGGACGGTCTGCAGAGAACCTGGGAGGATTCCTTAAACCCCACCCAGGATTTGTACTGGAAGCATGTACATCTTCACTTATCCCCTCCTTTTAGGTCTTTTCAGCAGCTAGAACAGTTAAAAGCATGTGTAACCAACATAGgagatgaaaatatttacttaggCTGCCTATATACAGATCACCAAGAGAGCATCTGTTAAGCTCCTACTGTATGGAAGGTGCTGTCAGGGATACTTAAATTCTGTATGGATGAAGGCAGTCCGACGGCCTGGCAGCATTCTGGATATGAAGTTTTCAGTTTCAGAGAATTAGGATCAGAGACAAGGATCAGGCCTCTCAGGTAGACCTGGCatgagtcccagctctgcccctaACCATCTTGAAGAGATTGCTTAACCTCTGGAAAATAAACATCTGCCCCCTCGGGTCACATGGAAGATTAAGTGATTTAATGCACACTTAGCCTTGTGCCTGGCATTTCATCATACAGCCAGTTTGTGAAGCAGGAGGATGTAGtatcatcattttacagataagaaaactgaggcaaaaagCGGTTCAGAATTTGCCTTACAAAACCAAGAGATGCTCTTAGAAGTCAGGATCATGGTTTCCTTTAGGGAGGAGTGAGGAGGGTAGTAATTGGGAAGAAACATGAAAGGTGTCAGGCTACTCAGAATATTCTATTAACCTAGGTGGCGGTTACATAGCTCTGCTTACTTTGAGAAAACtcatagtatagtatagtatgaCTTGTGCCTTTCATGtatgttttattgattttaaaaaattaacaaaaagttAGCTTAAGATCACCCAGCTGGACTTGAAACACTGCTGCTGTCCCCTCAGCAGGAGACCGGCCTGGCATGCTCTGCAGTTTCCGGATCCCCGGGGCCTGGTCCTGTGCGTGGTCCCTGAACATCCAGGCAAACAACTGCTTTAGTACAGGTGAGCTGCCCTGCTGCCCAGGCTGAGGGAGAGCACAGATCCGAAACGCCGGTCCGCAGTTCCTCTCCCCAGACCCAGGGTGACACTGTCCGCCCCGTGTCCATCTCTGTCAGGCTTGTCTCGGCGAGTCCTGGTGACCAGCGTGGTGACGGGACACCGGCAGTCGTTTGGGACCAGGAGTGACGTCTTGACCCAGCAGTTTGCTCTCACGGTTGGTTGGATTGGGGAGGGCCTAACACAGTTTCCCAAGAGGGGACCTTGTGCTGGGTTGGAATGGGATTCCTTTGTGTGGAATCTAGTCCTCCTCCCTCATTTACAGGGAAAAAGAGGACATCTGAAGTGATACCTGGGTGAATAAGTCAGCGCTGAATGAAATTTGGCTGATCTAGAAAGGCCTGGCTCAGCTGGCTTTCAACAACTTCCTAAAGTTTCAATGAAGTGTTCGTTCTTGAGTGCTTAGATTAGCTAGCAGgacagtaaaaaaattttaatgtgtaaaTTATGTCCCAACTTGTAACAGTTTTATATGCAGCTGTCAAGCTACccattgtataaatttaaaatcaaaattctgGTCCTTACTACATTTCAAAGACCTGACCTGTAGAAAATGCCACCTTTCTTTCAAAGGGTGGAAGAGATGCGGCGCCCTGCCTTTGTGCAATAAGCACAGAACTCACCATTCAGGTTTCCTCAGCCGTCTTCACACTCTGTTTGGGACCCGTGTCTTCCCTGGGTTTCTAGTCTCTTACTCCCCTCTCATCACCTACTTTCTCACTCAGAGCCTGGGTGGGGACGGGACACCCCCCCTGTTTGGGAGGGGAGGGGTTCACGGTGAGGCCTTAGGGGCCCGTTGCCGCCAGCAGGGAGGACACTGGAGGGACACATGGTGTCCAGTTCTTGACCTTTGATAAGAAACCCTTCTGTCTCCACTGAGAAGCGAACCCTAACGAGCCTGCCTCTACCCATCCCTCTGACCTagagaagggaggcagggggTGTCTTCTGGGGGACTCAGCCTTCACAGCCTTGGAGGGAGGTACCAAGCAGTCCTTCTCTCCACAGGCTCCTTTGCTGTTTAACGGCTGTCGTTCTGGTGAAATCTTTGCCATTGATCTGCGTTGTCAAAATCAGGGCAAGGGCTGGAAGGCCACCCGCCTGTTCCACGATTCTGCAGTGACCTCCGTGCAGATCCTCCAAGAAGAGCAGTGCCTGATGGCGTCCGACATGGCCGGAACGGTACGGGTACCGCTGACTCTCCAGCCATAGGAGCTGCtctgggccaggggaggggctCGGCAGGAGAGACTCATGTCGGACCGCGGCAGGGGAGAGGCACGTGGAGGCCAGGTGAGGTGCCAGATGTGCAGGGCAGCTGCTTTGCCACCTACTCGGAGCCTCGTCTGATCTAAAGGGATGGGGTACTGGTCCTGGTGCCTCTGACGGGTTCTCGGACTTGGAGTATGGCGACAGATTTTCTCACTTGAAGAGGTCTGTGGAGACCACCTCGCCCCCTCTGGCTTTCATGCCTGGGGCTCACCAGTACCTGCTGGACCCTTCCTGACAGCCTCTGTGCTTCTTCCCACAGATCAAGCTGTGGGACCTGAGGACCACTAAGTGCATCAGGCAGTACGAAGGGCACGTGAACGAGTATGCCCACCTGCCCCTACACGTGCACGAGGAGGAAGGAATCGTGGTGGCAGGTACCTGGGGAAGAGGCGCTCCATCCCACTGACCCTGACCCTTAGGACCCCCTGCCGCTAAAGCAGATAAGACATGACTCTATGACAAGCTGAATAAAGGGGGGGTTAGTCAGTTGGGCTCTGGGAGTCAAGATGGAGCACAGAGTTGGCCATCAGTGAGCAACAGTTTAACCCTCAGCATGTGGATAGCCCTTTGTCTCCACGCCACTGGGCAGACATGACTTCAGTTACAGGCCAGTGAGGAGCAATAAAACACAGCAACTTAGGAGCCCTGGGTGTGGGGGTTAAGTCTGTTCACCAGGTCCGCATTTCAGGGCGGCCGTCCTGTCGAAAAGCTTGAGCTCCCTGTTCTTTGTACTCATGTTTCCACCAGAGGATGCTGAGAAAAGAGATGAAGGTCACTGTAAAGGAACCAAGGCCCGGCCCCTTTACCGCCCCCACTGTGATCTGTGGTGTGCAGAAGAGAAGCAGGGCTTTTGAGCACCAAGCCCCCTTGAGAGGAGCTACAAGTTGGTGACAGATTATATAATTATTTGACAGTCTGACAAATGAAACAGTAGGCCCTTGTCATTAAGGAGTATGTTCTCAGTCTTCACAGATCTCAAAGTTTCTAATACTCCTACAGAAAGTACTTATCTGCTTTGAAACTTTTTGTGGCTGAGAAGCATCActtttctagaactttcttaGAATTTTTTACTACTCTTACCACACCGTACCAGCAATTAACTTCCTTAAGTCTATTTTCCACAAGTTTTCACAACAGAGGAGTTTCTGTGTTCTGGACGATAGAAAAGATACAAGCCTTATTGAGAAAGCAGGTGTGGGGAGTGGGCTGGCTGCAGTAATCCTTGAACTGCACAACCTGAACTGACCCACCCCTAAGGTCATAGAGTCACCTCGGATGGTCAGAAGCACACATGGAAGTCCGTGACGCCTAAGGTCTGCCTTTTCCCCCAGTAGCACATGTTGCCTGCCCAGGCTGCTGTAATCAGTGTTGTCTGGTGTGTTTCCTCTGACCTGTGAACACTGAAGACTATAACATCTTACAAACTGAACCATTAAAGCAGAAAATGTTTTGGAGAGCGTTATCACCCAGTTTGCCCCGGGATGTAATGAAATTAAAGAGATCGTCCTGGTTACTATCTCAAAAAGGAAATGAGCCGCATGTCATCTAGAACAGGTGGGCTGGGCTCCCTCTTGAACAGCCCTTGTCACCAAGAGAAACAGAATGGGCCACCTGATGCCCAAGATGCCCCATGAACCACCCAGGGTGTCCCAGCCAGCCTTTGCGTCTTGTCCCTTTGAACACCGGCAACTCATGATTCTGGAGCACCAGGGCAACCTGTAACCTTAATTTTCCAAGGGGACATCTTATCTGCAGAGACAGTTTCCGTTGTGAGTTTGCTTGGCTCATGTGGGATCACCTCTAGCCCTTAGGAGTCATGGAAGCCAGGGCCACAGtaccgccgccccccccccccccaccaccactgctcCTCTGTGTTCTCACTGACCTGCGCATGTCTTCCCTCTCTCTTAGTGGGCCAGGACTGCTACACGAGAATCTGGAGCCTCCACGATGGCCAACTGCTCAGAACCATACCCTCCCCATACCCCACCTCCAAGGCCGACATTCCCAGCGTGGCCTTTTCTTCTCGGCTTGGCGGCGCCCGGGGAGCGCCAGGGTTGCTCATGGCCGTCCGGCAGGACCTTTACTGTTTCTCCTACAGCTGACTGCAGGGTGCGGCCTGGAGGGATGTGAACGTGACTCAAGGGAGCTAAGGCAGCCGTATTTTTGCCACAATTGCTGTTTCCAGTGAGGGCATTTTAAGTGGGTGGTCTATGTGCACATGTACCATCCATCCAGCTGCTGAGGAAGAGGTGCTATGTTTTATGTGGAGATACTTCAGTAAAGTGATTTCAGTTAAGTTGTGGGCTCAAGAGCCTTGAAAGTCCTTTTCATAAAAGGTGCCTATTTCTTGTTGAATTCCTTAGgatctctctccccctctttttttaacaaaaaataattttctaaaggcTGAAGGTAGACAGTAACTAAAGCTGCTTTTTTCACCAAAAGCCCTTTCAAGAAGCCTGATGAGACTGTTAGTAGTCAGTGCCTGGGTCCCAGAAAGACATCCTTGAGAAAGCCAAGTGAGAAGGGGAAGTCATTTCTCTGAGTCTTTAGAGGAAGATTTTTAAGGCTGAGTTGGTCATCATTAAATTCGCCTTCTCAAACTCACTGAACACCAGTGTCAGATCTCTGGGATTCTCATTTATTACCATTCATTGGCTTTCAAAGGAAAGATGGATCCTTTCAGATACTAGGCAGGCCTTAGCATGCATTTCTTGAAGCACCTTCCAGAATGTTAGGTACAGCAGCGCCTGATTTTATCATGGTGACTTGAACATCCGATTCAAGGTCCCCAATTCAAAGAAAATGGGCTTTGCCTTTTTGTAATCCAAGAGCAGCACTTTGTGAGATGTTTATACAGTGTTAATACAAAGAGCTTATCTTTCTACCAAATAAAGAACCACAACACGGTGCATTGCTTCTGTTCATGATTTAGAACCTTCTGATGCTTGGCTGCTATAGCATCAAACCAGCTACAACAACATCTGCTCAGATCTTGGGTGAGGGAACAAAAGATGGAGACTGAGGCCAGCTTTCATGGCTTTGCTGCAAAGCTTTCAGCAGGCTCCCTGGCCCGGGTTGGGTTCGGCCAATCAGACGTAACAGCAGGAAAGCAGAGGGCAGGAGCTTGGGGGGAGTGTTAGTTTCTGGCTCCGCGGCTGTTGGGGTTTGGTGGGCTGTGGCTGTGTTCCTCCACCCCAGGCTGCAGCTTCTGCTGGAACACAGCTCTCTGGATCCCAGGAGCTTCTCTCCATCTGTCCCTCCAGACCTGCGGCTGGTAACTGCATCTCTCTGTTGCTAGTCCAGTGTGCTTCACCAATTAAAACACTCTACAGTTACCCCCTTGAGTGTTACGCATCTGTGTCCTGCCAGAACTGTCCTACGACTTAAATGTACAGAGAAACAAATCCAAAACTCATTAGAGTATCAGAATGGTCATCCAATAGATGAGCTGTAtgttataataaatgttttcagaGCTTTAGCTTTTATAAATGACTTCCCCTATCTTAACCTGACTTGACCCTTAAAACAACCTGTAAAGGAGGTAGGGCAGTAGTAATAATACAAAAATTATCAGCATCCTTTTCTGGGCAGAGAAACTGACTGACCACAGATCACAGACCTGGGAAGCAGAGAGCTGGGACTTGGTACCAGACGAGACCACGTCCTCTACTTTCCACACTCCTCCAGTTGCTGACAATACTTGGGTATCACACTGCTAGTGCTAAGGAGAAATCGCAAAGCGGCTTGGGGCAATGCTAGCATTTCATATTTAATCACCAAGTAAGTAAATTTTTCTGGCTCTGGCCCTCAAAGGTTAAGAAGCTTGCCAATTACCAGAATTCTTAGGTGTTCAATCCTTTAGACATCGCCCCTGTATCTCTGCAGCCCTGGTATGCTGACCTGCATGGAGGACCCAGGAAATAGCTGCATGATTGAAAGGTCTGGCAGAATGTTTTGGATTGATTTTGGTGAGATGCCCCCACCCAAAGAGCACAAACAAGCATAAGTGCTAAGCTATGACCCTAATATGACTCATACTTTCACCCCCCGAAGTTCTAAGTTCTCACAAGCTTGTTCATAACATGATCTGCCTTCTACAGAGAGCGTCTTTGGTATTGCACCTCTAGTGCAGAGCTTCTGCCACAGTTCTGTACTGCAGACAAGCTGTGGCTACTCAGTCCACTTTTGAACAGTACACTGTCTCTCAGAGACAGGAGACAACTGACTACTCAAAAAAGTACCTGATGAGCTCTGAAATGTAGCCGGTGGTTATACCTGCTATAA
This sequence is a window from Odocoileus virginianus isolate 20LAN1187 ecotype Illinois chromosome 6, Ovbor_1.2, whole genome shotgun sequence. Protein-coding genes within it:
- the DCAF4 gene encoding DDB1- and CUL4-associated factor 4 isoform X1; its protein translation is MHKSSWHSRRHGRRGHRHNAGFGQHGSNERNDAGAQQSPWASSDGRGEAPSTSSPAGSSSVPDLPGYYFDPEKKRYFRLLPGHNNCNPLTKESIRQKEMERKRLKLLEEEKWQGKKIARLGFNTSSLLQKSKLGFLNSTCYCRLAHELRVSCMQRKKVQIQSSDPSALASDQFNLIMADTNSERLFTVNDVKVGGSKYGIISLHGLKTPTFRVHMHENLYFTNRKVNAMCWASLNHLDSHVLLCLMGIAETPGCVTLLPTSLFVSNHAAGDRPGMLCSFRIPGAWSCAWSLNIQANNCFSTGLSRRVLVTSVVTGHRQSFGTRSDVLTQQFALTAPLLFNGCRSGEIFAIDLRCQNQGKGWKATRLFHDSAVTSVQILQEEQCLMASDMAGTIKLWDLRTTKCIRQYEGHVNEYAHLPLHVHEEEGIVVAVGQDCYTRIWSLHDGQLLRTIPSPYPTSKADIPSVAFSSRLGGARGAPGLLMAVRQDLYCFSYS
- the DCAF4 gene encoding DDB1- and CUL4-associated factor 4 isoform X2 is translated as MHKSSWHSRRHGRRGHRHNAGFGQHGSNERNDAGAQQSPWASSDGRGEAPSTSSPAGSSSVPDLPGYYFDPEKKRYFRLLPGHNNCNPLTKESIRQKEMERKRLKLLEEEKWQGKKIARLGFNTSSLLQKSKLGFLNSTCYCRLAHELRVSCMQRKKVQIQSSDPSALASDQFNLIMADTNSERLFTVNDVKVGGSKYGIISLHGLKTPTFRVHMHENLYFTNRKVNAMCWASLNHLDSHVLLCLMGIAETPGCVTLLPTSLFVSNHAGDRPGMLCSFRIPGAWSCAWSLNIQANNCFSTGLSRRVLVTSVVTGHRQSFGTRSDVLTQQFALTAPLLFNGCRSGEIFAIDLRCQNQGKGWKATRLFHDSAVTSVQILQEEQCLMASDMAGTIKLWDLRTTKCIRQYEGHVNEYAHLPLHVHEEEGIVVAVGQDCYTRIWSLHDGQLLRTIPSPYPTSKADIPSVAFSSRLGGARGAPGLLMAVRQDLYCFSYS